Proteins encoded within one genomic window of Anastrepha ludens isolate Willacy chromosome 4, idAnaLude1.1, whole genome shotgun sequence:
- the LOC128861646 gene encoding uncharacterized protein LOC128861646: MKFLALTLFVCLLIVALVLAVPAEESLPGDLYDQDEQGHQNFFKLKKIKKLLLG, from the exons ATGAAGTTCTTGGCTTTG acATTATTTGTGTGCTTGCTGATTGTTGCTCTGGTATTAGCCGTTCCCGCCGAGGAGTCATTACCGGGCGATCTTTACGACCAAGATGAACAAGGGCACCAGAACTTTTTCAAACTAAAGAAAATCAAGAAATTGCTTCTGggctaa
- the LOC128861645 gene encoding uncharacterized protein LOC128861645, which yields MKFLLLTIFVCCVLFCAVNAVPVEEAIPEGIEGARDTIEPTDDKSVLLKLKLLKKLLFLG from the exons ATGAAGTTCCTGCTTTTG ACCATCTTTGTGTGCTGCGTCCTTTTCTGCGCCGTCAATGCTGTGCCTGTGGAGGAGGCCATACCGGAGGGCATTGAGGGTGCTCGCGACACTATTGAACCTACCGATGATAAGAGCGTTCTGTTGAAGCTGAAGTTGCTGAagaagttgttgtttttgggttAA